The following is a genomic window from Candidatus Woesearchaeota archaeon.
ACCTGCTTCTTCGGCATGCGTTCACAGATAAGCGAGAATTATATAAATGTTATCAAAAAGAAAAAAATCATTTGATGTTCTGGTTTGCAGGCTTCATGTTCTTCCAGGCAACATCAAACAGGTTCTCCATGGCATTCGCGTAGAAAGGCGTGTTGACCCAGATGCCGACATCATAAGTCGGGTGAACCTCTGAGTCGTTAAGGACCATGAAGACGAGCTCCTTGCTGTCAACAATACAGAACCTCGCTTTCCTGTCAGTATGCCTGACCTCAGCAACAGCACCGACATCCTTGAGAGCATTCATTGATTCCTTTGTCATAGGTGCTGCAATCCTTATCTTGACACCCTTCTTCTTCAGCTTCTCAAAAACCGGCTTCAATCCCTCGACCTTCCTGATGAAACCCTGGGATGTGGACATGATAGTCACAGATTTCTGTGCGTTCTTGATACTCATCTCAAGGTGATTGTAGAGATTATGCCTCCCTTTCAGGGAGCCGCTCAGATCAGACGGCTCGATCAGCTCGATGCCCTGGGTGTGGAGAGTCTTCAGCTCGTCGAGAATCTCAGTATCCTTGAGCTCCTCAAGCCTCAGCACCTGCTTCTCTGACTCACTCTTGATGTTCTTCTTGACCCTCTCGAGGACCTCTTCGGGCGGGACAGCGATATACTTGATAGGCTTGCCCAATTTGGTCACAGCAAACCCTTTCTTCTCAAGGGATTCAAGAACATCATAGCTCCTTGACCTGGGAACATTAGCGATATCAGAAAGCTCACCAGCAGTCGACACA
Proteins encoded in this region:
- a CDS encoding TrmB family transcriptional regulator, whose translation is VSTAGELSDIANVPRSRSYDVLESLEKKGFAVTKLGKPIKYIAVPPEEVLERVKKNIKSESEKQVLRLEELKDTEILDELKTLHTQGIELIEPSDLSGSLKGRHNLYNHLEMSIKNAQKSVTIMSTSQGFIRKVEGLKPVFEKLKKKGVKIRIAAPMTKESMNALKDVGAVAEVRHTDRKARFCIVDSKELVFMVLNDSEVHPTYDVGIWVNTPFYANAMENLFDVAWKNMKPANQNIK